A section of the Drosophila subobscura isolate 14011-0131.10 chromosome A, UCBerk_Dsub_1.0, whole genome shotgun sequence genome encodes:
- the LOC117903191 gene encoding cytoplasmic dynein 1 intermediate chain isoform X4, whose amino-acid sequence MDRKAELERKKAKLAALREEKDRRRREKEIKDMEEAAGRIGGGAGIDKDQRKDLDEMLSSLGVAPVSEVLSSLSSVNSMTSENSNTQTPDASLQATVNGQNGGKKQQPLNLSVYNVQATNIPPKETLVYTKQTQTTSTGGHERDVLSCHSSPLSGYMEDWWRPRKAHATDYYDEYNLNPGLEWEDEFTDDEESSLPHLDNGFSSKLPPGFLTHGLPTVKDVAPAITPLEIKKEHEIKKEVNELSEEQKQMIILSEDFQRFVVRAGRVIERALSENVDIYMDYIGAGDSEETNDERSHARLSLNRVFYDERWSKNRCITSMDWSTHFPELVVASYHNNEESLNEPDGVVMVWNTKFKKRTPEDVFHCQSAVMSTCFAKFNPNLILGGTYSGQIVLWDNRVQKRTPIQRTPLSAAAHTHPVYCLQMVGTQNAHNVISISSDGKLCSWSLDMLSQPQDTLELQQRQSKAIAITSMAFPANEINSLVMGSEDGYVYSASRHGLRSGVNEVYERHLGPITGISTHYNQLSPDFGHLFLTSSIDWTIKLWSLKDTKPLYSFEDNSDYVMDVAWSPIHPALFAAVDGSGRLDLWNLNQDTEVPTASIVVGGAPALNRVSWTPSGLHVCIGDEAGKLYVYDVAEHLAQPSRDEWSRFNAHLGELTMNQGDEV is encoded by the exons atggatCGCAAGGCTGAGCTGGAAAGAAAAAAGGCCAAATTGGCGGCCCTGCGCGAGGAGAAGGATCGCCGGCGGAGGGAGAAGGAGATTAAAGACATGGAAGAGGCGGCTGGACGCATTGGCGGCGGCGCTGGCATAGACAAAGATCAGCGAAA AGATCTGGATGAAATGCTTTCATCGCTGGGCGTGGCACCTGTCTCCGAGGTGCTGTCTTCTCTGTCATCGGTCAACTCAATGACGTCGGAAAATTCCAATACACAAACACCCGACGCCAGCCTGCAGGCGACGGTCAATGGTCAAAA TGGCGGCAAGAAGCAACAGCCCTTGAATCTGAGCGTTTACAATGTGCAAGCAACGAACATTCCACCAAAGGAGACGCTGGTCTATACGAAACAAACACAGACGACCAGCACCGGGGGACATGAGCGTGATG TTCTTTCTTGCCACTCCTCGCCTCTGTCAGGATATATGGAGGATTGGTGGCGTCCACGTAAAG CTCATGCTACGGATTACTATG ATGAATACAATCTTAATCCGGGTTTAGAGTGGGAGGATGAATTCACAG ATGACGAAGAGAGCTCCCTGCCCCATTTGGACAATGGATTCTCGTCGAAGCTGCCACCCGGCTTTCTCACCCACGGCCTGCCCACGGTGAAGGATGTCGCACCGGCCATCACACCACTCGAGATCAAAAAGGAGCACGAGATCAAGAAGGAGG TCAACGAGCTGTCGGAGGAGCAGAAACAGATGATCATTCTATCGGAGGACTTTCAGAGATTTGTGGTGCGTGCCGGGCGTGTCATTGAGCGGGCCCTGTCGGAGAACGTGGACATCTACATGGACTACATTGGCGCCGGGGACAGCGAGGAGACCAACGATGAGCGCTCACACGCTCGTCTCTCACTGAATCGAGTGTTTTACGATGAGCGATGGTCGAAGAACCGATGCATTACCAGCATGGACTGGTCCACACACTTCCCAGAGCTGGTCGTGGCCTCGTATCACAACAACGAGGAGAGCCTCAATGAGCCGGATGGCGTGGTGATGGTGTGGAATACGAAATTCAAGAAGCGCACACCCGAGGATGTCTTCCATTGCCAGAGCGCCGTGATGTCCACCTGCTTTGCCAAGTTCAATCCAAATCTGATACTCGGCGGCACGTACTCGGGCCAGATTGTTCTGTGGGACAATCGTGTGCAGAAGCGCACGCCCATACAGAGGACGCCGCTCAGTGCGGCGGCGCACACACATCCCGTCTACTGTCTGCAGATGGTGGGCACCCAGAATGCGCACAATGTCATCTCAATATCGTCGGACGGCAAGCTGTGCTCGTGGTCGCTGGACATGCTGTCGCAGCCCCAAGACACCctcgagctgcagcagcgccagtcgAAGGCCATTGCCATCACATCGATGGCATTCCCGGCCAATGAGATCAACAGTCTGGTGATGGGCAGCGAGGATGGCTATGTCTATTCGGCCTCGCGGCATGGCCTGCGTTCGGGCGTTAATGAGGTGTACGAGCGGCATTTGGGGCCCATCACGGGCATCTCAACGCACTACAATCAGTTGTCACCGGACTTTGGCCACCTCTTCCTCACCTCGTCCATTGACTGGACCATCAAGCTGTGGTCCCTCAAG GACACAAAGCCGCTGTACTCGTTCGAGGACAACTCGGACTATGTGATGGACGTCGCCTGGTCGCCCATTCATCCCGCACTTTTCGCTGCTGTCGATGGTAGCGGTCGTCTTGATTTGTGGAATCTCAATCAGGATACCGAAGTACCAACAGCCTCGATTGTCGTTGGCGGTGCGCCGGCGCTCAATCGTGTCTCCTGGACACCGTCCGGACTGCATGTCTGCATCGGTGACGAGGCCGGCAAGTTGTATGTCTATGACGTGGCTGAGCATCTGGCGCAACCGTCGCGGGATGAATGGTCACGATTTAATGCCCATCTCGGCGAGCTAACAATGAACCAGGGCGATGAGGTCTAG
- the LOC117903191 gene encoding cytoplasmic dynein 1 intermediate chain isoform X16 — translation MDRKAELERKKAKLAALREEKDRRRREKEIKDMEEAAGRIGGGAGIDKDQRKDLDEMLSSLGVAPVSEVLSSLSSVNSMTSENSNTQTPDASLQATVNGQNGGKKQQPLNLSVYNVQATNIPPKETLVYTKQTQTTSTGGHERDDEYNLNPGLEWEDEFTGDDEESSLPHLDNGFSSKLPPGFLTHGLPTVKDVAPAITPLEIKKEHEIKKEVNELSEEQKQMIILSEDFQRFVVRAGRVIERALSENVDIYMDYIGAGDSEETNDERSHARLSLNRVFYDERWSKNRCITSMDWSTHFPELVVASYHNNEESLNEPDGVVMVWNTKFKKRTPEDVFHCQSAVMSTCFAKFNPNLILGGTYSGQIVLWDNRVQKRTPIQRTPLSAAAHTHPVYCLQMVGTQNAHNVISISSDGKLCSWSLDMLSQPQDTLELQQRQSKAIAITSMAFPANEINSLVMGSEDGYVYSASRHGLRSGVNEVYERHLGPITGISTHYNQLSPDFGHLFLTSSIDWTIKLWSLKDTKPLYSFEDNSDYVMDVAWSPIHPALFAAVDGSGRLDLWNLNQDTEVPTASIVVGGAPALNRVSWTPSGLHVCIGDEAGKLYVYDVAEHLAQPSRDEWSRFNAHLGELTMNQGDEV, via the exons atggatCGCAAGGCTGAGCTGGAAAGAAAAAAGGCCAAATTGGCGGCCCTGCGCGAGGAGAAGGATCGCCGGCGGAGGGAGAAGGAGATTAAAGACATGGAAGAGGCGGCTGGACGCATTGGCGGCGGCGCTGGCATAGACAAAGATCAGCGAAA AGATCTGGATGAAATGCTTTCATCGCTGGGCGTGGCACCTGTCTCCGAGGTGCTGTCTTCTCTGTCATCGGTCAACTCAATGACGTCGGAAAATTCCAATACACAAACACCCGACGCCAGCCTGCAGGCGACGGTCAATGGTCAAAA TGGCGGCAAGAAGCAACAGCCCTTGAATCTGAGCGTTTACAATGTGCAAGCAACGAACATTCCACCAAAGGAGACGCTGGTCTATACGAAACAAACACAGACGACCAGCACCGGGGGACATGAGCGTGATG ATGAATACAATCTTAATCCGGGTTTAGAGTGGGAGGATGAATTCACAG GAGATGACGAAGAGAGCTCCCTGCCCCATTTGGACAATGGATTCTCGTCGAAGCTGCCACCCGGCTTTCTCACCCACGGCCTGCCCACGGTGAAGGATGTCGCACCGGCCATCACACCACTCGAGATCAAAAAGGAGCACGAGATCAAGAAGGAGG TCAACGAGCTGTCGGAGGAGCAGAAACAGATGATCATTCTATCGGAGGACTTTCAGAGATTTGTGGTGCGTGCCGGGCGTGTCATTGAGCGGGCCCTGTCGGAGAACGTGGACATCTACATGGACTACATTGGCGCCGGGGACAGCGAGGAGACCAACGATGAGCGCTCACACGCTCGTCTCTCACTGAATCGAGTGTTTTACGATGAGCGATGGTCGAAGAACCGATGCATTACCAGCATGGACTGGTCCACACACTTCCCAGAGCTGGTCGTGGCCTCGTATCACAACAACGAGGAGAGCCTCAATGAGCCGGATGGCGTGGTGATGGTGTGGAATACGAAATTCAAGAAGCGCACACCCGAGGATGTCTTCCATTGCCAGAGCGCCGTGATGTCCACCTGCTTTGCCAAGTTCAATCCAAATCTGATACTCGGCGGCACGTACTCGGGCCAGATTGTTCTGTGGGACAATCGTGTGCAGAAGCGCACGCCCATACAGAGGACGCCGCTCAGTGCGGCGGCGCACACACATCCCGTCTACTGTCTGCAGATGGTGGGCACCCAGAATGCGCACAATGTCATCTCAATATCGTCGGACGGCAAGCTGTGCTCGTGGTCGCTGGACATGCTGTCGCAGCCCCAAGACACCctcgagctgcagcagcgccagtcgAAGGCCATTGCCATCACATCGATGGCATTCCCGGCCAATGAGATCAACAGTCTGGTGATGGGCAGCGAGGATGGCTATGTCTATTCGGCCTCGCGGCATGGCCTGCGTTCGGGCGTTAATGAGGTGTACGAGCGGCATTTGGGGCCCATCACGGGCATCTCAACGCACTACAATCAGTTGTCACCGGACTTTGGCCACCTCTTCCTCACCTCGTCCATTGACTGGACCATCAAGCTGTGGTCCCTCAAG GACACAAAGCCGCTGTACTCGTTCGAGGACAACTCGGACTATGTGATGGACGTCGCCTGGTCGCCCATTCATCCCGCACTTTTCGCTGCTGTCGATGGTAGCGGTCGTCTTGATTTGTGGAATCTCAATCAGGATACCGAAGTACCAACAGCCTCGATTGTCGTTGGCGGTGCGCCGGCGCTCAATCGTGTCTCCTGGACACCGTCCGGACTGCATGTCTGCATCGGTGACGAGGCCGGCAAGTTGTATGTCTATGACGTGGCTGAGCATCTGGCGCAACCGTCGCGGGATGAATGGTCACGATTTAATGCCCATCTCGGCGAGCTAACAATGAACCAGGGCGATGAGGTCTAG
- the LOC117903191 gene encoding cytoplasmic dynein 1 intermediate chain isoform X19 — protein MDRKAELERKKAKLAALREEKDRRRREKEIKDMEEAAGRIGGGAGIDKDQRKDLDEMLSSLGVAPVSEVLSSLSSVNSMTSENSNTQTPDASLQATVNGQNGGKKQQPLNLSVYNVQATNIPPKETLVYTKQTQTTSTGGHERDDEYNLNPGLEWEDEFTDDEESSLPHLDNGFSSKLPPGFLTHGLPTVKDVAPAITPLEIKKEHEIKKEVNELSEEQKQMIILSEDFQRFVVRAGRVIERALSENVDIYMDYIGAGDSEETNDERSHARLSLNRVFYDERWSKNRCITSMDWSTHFPELVVASYHNNEESLNEPDGVVMVWNTKFKKRTPEDVFHCQSAVMSTCFAKFNPNLILGGTYSGQIVLWDNRVQKRTPIQRTPLSAAAHTHPVYCLQMVGTQNAHNVISISSDGKLCSWSLDMLSQPQDTLELQQRQSKAIAITSMAFPANEINSLVMGSEDGYVYSASRHGLRSGVNEVYERHLGPITGISTHYNQLSPDFGHLFLTSSIDWTIKLWSLKDTKPLYSFEDNSDYVMDVAWSPIHPALFAAVDGSGRLDLWNLNQDTEVPTASIVVGGAPALNRVSWTPSGLHVCIGDEAGKLYVYDVAEHLAQPSRDEWSRFNAHLGELTMNQGDEV, from the exons atggatCGCAAGGCTGAGCTGGAAAGAAAAAAGGCCAAATTGGCGGCCCTGCGCGAGGAGAAGGATCGCCGGCGGAGGGAGAAGGAGATTAAAGACATGGAAGAGGCGGCTGGACGCATTGGCGGCGGCGCTGGCATAGACAAAGATCAGCGAAA AGATCTGGATGAAATGCTTTCATCGCTGGGCGTGGCACCTGTCTCCGAGGTGCTGTCTTCTCTGTCATCGGTCAACTCAATGACGTCGGAAAATTCCAATACACAAACACCCGACGCCAGCCTGCAGGCGACGGTCAATGGTCAAAA TGGCGGCAAGAAGCAACAGCCCTTGAATCTGAGCGTTTACAATGTGCAAGCAACGAACATTCCACCAAAGGAGACGCTGGTCTATACGAAACAAACACAGACGACCAGCACCGGGGGACATGAGCGTGATG ATGAATACAATCTTAATCCGGGTTTAGAGTGGGAGGATGAATTCACAG ATGACGAAGAGAGCTCCCTGCCCCATTTGGACAATGGATTCTCGTCGAAGCTGCCACCCGGCTTTCTCACCCACGGCCTGCCCACGGTGAAGGATGTCGCACCGGCCATCACACCACTCGAGATCAAAAAGGAGCACGAGATCAAGAAGGAGG TCAACGAGCTGTCGGAGGAGCAGAAACAGATGATCATTCTATCGGAGGACTTTCAGAGATTTGTGGTGCGTGCCGGGCGTGTCATTGAGCGGGCCCTGTCGGAGAACGTGGACATCTACATGGACTACATTGGCGCCGGGGACAGCGAGGAGACCAACGATGAGCGCTCACACGCTCGTCTCTCACTGAATCGAGTGTTTTACGATGAGCGATGGTCGAAGAACCGATGCATTACCAGCATGGACTGGTCCACACACTTCCCAGAGCTGGTCGTGGCCTCGTATCACAACAACGAGGAGAGCCTCAATGAGCCGGATGGCGTGGTGATGGTGTGGAATACGAAATTCAAGAAGCGCACACCCGAGGATGTCTTCCATTGCCAGAGCGCCGTGATGTCCACCTGCTTTGCCAAGTTCAATCCAAATCTGATACTCGGCGGCACGTACTCGGGCCAGATTGTTCTGTGGGACAATCGTGTGCAGAAGCGCACGCCCATACAGAGGACGCCGCTCAGTGCGGCGGCGCACACACATCCCGTCTACTGTCTGCAGATGGTGGGCACCCAGAATGCGCACAATGTCATCTCAATATCGTCGGACGGCAAGCTGTGCTCGTGGTCGCTGGACATGCTGTCGCAGCCCCAAGACACCctcgagctgcagcagcgccagtcgAAGGCCATTGCCATCACATCGATGGCATTCCCGGCCAATGAGATCAACAGTCTGGTGATGGGCAGCGAGGATGGCTATGTCTATTCGGCCTCGCGGCATGGCCTGCGTTCGGGCGTTAATGAGGTGTACGAGCGGCATTTGGGGCCCATCACGGGCATCTCAACGCACTACAATCAGTTGTCACCGGACTTTGGCCACCTCTTCCTCACCTCGTCCATTGACTGGACCATCAAGCTGTGGTCCCTCAAG GACACAAAGCCGCTGTACTCGTTCGAGGACAACTCGGACTATGTGATGGACGTCGCCTGGTCGCCCATTCATCCCGCACTTTTCGCTGCTGTCGATGGTAGCGGTCGTCTTGATTTGTGGAATCTCAATCAGGATACCGAAGTACCAACAGCCTCGATTGTCGTTGGCGGTGCGCCGGCGCTCAATCGTGTCTCCTGGACACCGTCCGGACTGCATGTCTGCATCGGTGACGAGGCCGGCAAGTTGTATGTCTATGACGTGGCTGAGCATCTGGCGCAACCGTCGCGGGATGAATGGTCACGATTTAATGCCCATCTCGGCGAGCTAACAATGAACCAGGGCGATGAGGTCTAG
- the LOC117903191 gene encoding cytoplasmic dynein 1 intermediate chain isoform X21, with protein sequence MDRKAELERKKAKLAALREEKDRRRREKEIKDMEEAAGRIGGGAGIDKDQRKDLDEMLSSLGVAPVSEVLSSLSSVNSMTSENSNTQTPDASLQATVNGQNSGGKKQQPLNLSVYNVQATNIPPKETLVYTKQTQTTSTGGHERDVLAFDAQGDDEESSLPHLDNGFSSKLPPGFLTHGLPTVKDVAPAITPLEIKKEHEIKKEVNELSEEQKQMIILSEDFQRFVVRAGRVIERALSENVDIYMDYIGAGDSEETNDERSHARLSLNRVFYDERWSKNRCITSMDWSTHFPELVVASYHNNEESLNEPDGVVMVWNTKFKKRTPEDVFHCQSAVMSTCFAKFNPNLILGGTYSGQIVLWDNRVQKRTPIQRTPLSAAAHTHPVYCLQMVGTQNAHNVISISSDGKLCSWSLDMLSQPQDTLELQQRQSKAIAITSMAFPANEINSLVMGSEDGYVYSASRHGLRSGVNEVYERHLGPITGISTHYNQLSPDFGHLFLTSSIDWTIKLWSLKDTKPLYSFEDNSDYVMDVAWSPIHPALFAAVDGSGRLDLWNLNQDTEVPTASIVVGGAPALNRVSWTPSGLHVCIGDEAGKLYVYDVAEHLAQPSRDEWSRFNAHLGELTMNQGDEV encoded by the exons atggatCGCAAGGCTGAGCTGGAAAGAAAAAAGGCCAAATTGGCGGCCCTGCGCGAGGAGAAGGATCGCCGGCGGAGGGAGAAGGAGATTAAAGACATGGAAGAGGCGGCTGGACGCATTGGCGGCGGCGCTGGCATAGACAAAGATCAGCGAAA AGATCTGGATGAAATGCTTTCATCGCTGGGCGTGGCACCTGTCTCCGAGGTGCTGTCTTCTCTGTCATCGGTCAACTCAATGACGTCGGAAAATTCCAATACACAAACACCCGACGCCAGCCTGCAGGCGACGGTCAATGGTCAAAA CAGTGGCGGCAAGAAGCAACAGCCCTTGAATCTGAGCGTTTACAATGTGCAAGCAACGAACATTCCACCAAAGGAGACGCTGGTCTATACGAAACAAACACAGACGACCAGCACCGGGGGACATGAGCGTGATG TGCTTGCATTTGATGCCCAAGGAGATGACGAAGAGAGCTCCCTGCCCCATTTGGACAATGGATTCTCGTCGAAGCTGCCACCCGGCTTTCTCACCCACGGCCTGCCCACGGTGAAGGATGTCGCACCGGCCATCACACCACTCGAGATCAAAAAGGAGCACGAGATCAAGAAGGAGG TCAACGAGCTGTCGGAGGAGCAGAAACAGATGATCATTCTATCGGAGGACTTTCAGAGATTTGTGGTGCGTGCCGGGCGTGTCATTGAGCGGGCCCTGTCGGAGAACGTGGACATCTACATGGACTACATTGGCGCCGGGGACAGCGAGGAGACCAACGATGAGCGCTCACACGCTCGTCTCTCACTGAATCGAGTGTTTTACGATGAGCGATGGTCGAAGAACCGATGCATTACCAGCATGGACTGGTCCACACACTTCCCAGAGCTGGTCGTGGCCTCGTATCACAACAACGAGGAGAGCCTCAATGAGCCGGATGGCGTGGTGATGGTGTGGAATACGAAATTCAAGAAGCGCACACCCGAGGATGTCTTCCATTGCCAGAGCGCCGTGATGTCCACCTGCTTTGCCAAGTTCAATCCAAATCTGATACTCGGCGGCACGTACTCGGGCCAGATTGTTCTGTGGGACAATCGTGTGCAGAAGCGCACGCCCATACAGAGGACGCCGCTCAGTGCGGCGGCGCACACACATCCCGTCTACTGTCTGCAGATGGTGGGCACCCAGAATGCGCACAATGTCATCTCAATATCGTCGGACGGCAAGCTGTGCTCGTGGTCGCTGGACATGCTGTCGCAGCCCCAAGACACCctcgagctgcagcagcgccagtcgAAGGCCATTGCCATCACATCGATGGCATTCCCGGCCAATGAGATCAACAGTCTGGTGATGGGCAGCGAGGATGGCTATGTCTATTCGGCCTCGCGGCATGGCCTGCGTTCGGGCGTTAATGAGGTGTACGAGCGGCATTTGGGGCCCATCACGGGCATCTCAACGCACTACAATCAGTTGTCACCGGACTTTGGCCACCTCTTCCTCACCTCGTCCATTGACTGGACCATCAAGCTGTGGTCCCTCAAG GACACAAAGCCGCTGTACTCGTTCGAGGACAACTCGGACTATGTGATGGACGTCGCCTGGTCGCCCATTCATCCCGCACTTTTCGCTGCTGTCGATGGTAGCGGTCGTCTTGATTTGTGGAATCTCAATCAGGATACCGAAGTACCAACAGCCTCGATTGTCGTTGGCGGTGCGCCGGCGCTCAATCGTGTCTCCTGGACACCGTCCGGACTGCATGTCTGCATCGGTGACGAGGCCGGCAAGTTGTATGTCTATGACGTGGCTGAGCATCTGGCGCAACCGTCGCGGGATGAATGGTCACGATTTAATGCCCATCTCGGCGAGCTAACAATGAACCAGGGCGATGAGGTCTAG
- the LOC117903191 gene encoding cytoplasmic dynein 1 intermediate chain isoform X20 → MDRKAELERKKAKLAALREEKDRRRREKEIKDMEEAAGRIGGGAGIDKDQRKDLDEMLSSLGVAPVSEVLSSLSSVNSMTSENSNTQTPDASLQATVNGQNGGKKQQPLNLSVYNVQATNIPPKETLVYTKQTQTTSTGGHERDAHATDYYVLAFDAQGDDEESSLPHLDNGFSSKLPPGFLTHGLPTVKDVAPAITPLEIKKEHEIKKEVNELSEEQKQMIILSEDFQRFVVRAGRVIERALSENVDIYMDYIGAGDSEETNDERSHARLSLNRVFYDERWSKNRCITSMDWSTHFPELVVASYHNNEESLNEPDGVVMVWNTKFKKRTPEDVFHCQSAVMSTCFAKFNPNLILGGTYSGQIVLWDNRVQKRTPIQRTPLSAAAHTHPVYCLQMVGTQNAHNVISISSDGKLCSWSLDMLSQPQDTLELQQRQSKAIAITSMAFPANEINSLVMGSEDGYVYSASRHGLRSGVNEVYERHLGPITGISTHYNQLSPDFGHLFLTSSIDWTIKLWSLKDTKPLYSFEDNSDYVMDVAWSPIHPALFAAVDGSGRLDLWNLNQDTEVPTASIVVGGAPALNRVSWTPSGLHVCIGDEAGKLYVYDVAEHLAQPSRDEWSRFNAHLGELTMNQGDEV, encoded by the exons atggatCGCAAGGCTGAGCTGGAAAGAAAAAAGGCCAAATTGGCGGCCCTGCGCGAGGAGAAGGATCGCCGGCGGAGGGAGAAGGAGATTAAAGACATGGAAGAGGCGGCTGGACGCATTGGCGGCGGCGCTGGCATAGACAAAGATCAGCGAAA AGATCTGGATGAAATGCTTTCATCGCTGGGCGTGGCACCTGTCTCCGAGGTGCTGTCTTCTCTGTCATCGGTCAACTCAATGACGTCGGAAAATTCCAATACACAAACACCCGACGCCAGCCTGCAGGCGACGGTCAATGGTCAAAA TGGCGGCAAGAAGCAACAGCCCTTGAATCTGAGCGTTTACAATGTGCAAGCAACGAACATTCCACCAAAGGAGACGCTGGTCTATACGAAACAAACACAGACGACCAGCACCGGGGGACATGAGCGTGATG CTCATGCTACGGATTACTATG TGCTTGCATTTGATGCCCAAGGAGATGACGAAGAGAGCTCCCTGCCCCATTTGGACAATGGATTCTCGTCGAAGCTGCCACCCGGCTTTCTCACCCACGGCCTGCCCACGGTGAAGGATGTCGCACCGGCCATCACACCACTCGAGATCAAAAAGGAGCACGAGATCAAGAAGGAGG TCAACGAGCTGTCGGAGGAGCAGAAACAGATGATCATTCTATCGGAGGACTTTCAGAGATTTGTGGTGCGTGCCGGGCGTGTCATTGAGCGGGCCCTGTCGGAGAACGTGGACATCTACATGGACTACATTGGCGCCGGGGACAGCGAGGAGACCAACGATGAGCGCTCACACGCTCGTCTCTCACTGAATCGAGTGTTTTACGATGAGCGATGGTCGAAGAACCGATGCATTACCAGCATGGACTGGTCCACACACTTCCCAGAGCTGGTCGTGGCCTCGTATCACAACAACGAGGAGAGCCTCAATGAGCCGGATGGCGTGGTGATGGTGTGGAATACGAAATTCAAGAAGCGCACACCCGAGGATGTCTTCCATTGCCAGAGCGCCGTGATGTCCACCTGCTTTGCCAAGTTCAATCCAAATCTGATACTCGGCGGCACGTACTCGGGCCAGATTGTTCTGTGGGACAATCGTGTGCAGAAGCGCACGCCCATACAGAGGACGCCGCTCAGTGCGGCGGCGCACACACATCCCGTCTACTGTCTGCAGATGGTGGGCACCCAGAATGCGCACAATGTCATCTCAATATCGTCGGACGGCAAGCTGTGCTCGTGGTCGCTGGACATGCTGTCGCAGCCCCAAGACACCctcgagctgcagcagcgccagtcgAAGGCCATTGCCATCACATCGATGGCATTCCCGGCCAATGAGATCAACAGTCTGGTGATGGGCAGCGAGGATGGCTATGTCTATTCGGCCTCGCGGCATGGCCTGCGTTCGGGCGTTAATGAGGTGTACGAGCGGCATTTGGGGCCCATCACGGGCATCTCAACGCACTACAATCAGTTGTCACCGGACTTTGGCCACCTCTTCCTCACCTCGTCCATTGACTGGACCATCAAGCTGTGGTCCCTCAAG GACACAAAGCCGCTGTACTCGTTCGAGGACAACTCGGACTATGTGATGGACGTCGCCTGGTCGCCCATTCATCCCGCACTTTTCGCTGCTGTCGATGGTAGCGGTCGTCTTGATTTGTGGAATCTCAATCAGGATACCGAAGTACCAACAGCCTCGATTGTCGTTGGCGGTGCGCCGGCGCTCAATCGTGTCTCCTGGACACCGTCCGGACTGCATGTCTGCATCGGTGACGAGGCCGGCAAGTTGTATGTCTATGACGTGGCTGAGCATCTGGCGCAACCGTCGCGGGATGAATGGTCACGATTTAATGCCCATCTCGGCGAGCTAACAATGAACCAGGGCGATGAGGTCTAG